The nucleotide sequence GTCTATATTCTTTCAATGTAGATATCCCATAAAGGAAAAGAGATTTTTTATTAAAAATTTGCATATATTCAACTATACATACTATTTTATTATCTTCTTTTACAACAAAAACCATACCATATCTTATAAGGGCTTTTATTATCCAAAGATCAACATTCCCTGCACCTTCAAAGGCACTTTCTTCTAATTCTATAATTTTTTGCATTATTTCAAAATTAGGATTTTCTATATGAACTAATTCCATAATTTTTTCCTCCTAGCAATAAGCAGTCTCAATATTTTTATTATATCACAAAAAAAAGATTTAG is from Fusobacterium periodonticum ATCC 33693 and encodes:
- a CDS encoding GNAT family N-acetyltransferase; translated protein: MELVHIENPNFEIMQKIIELEESAFEGAGNVDLWIIKALIRYGMVFVVKEDNKIVCIVEYMQIFNKKSLFLYGISTLKEYRHKGYANFILNETEKLLKDLGYTEIELTVAPENQIAIDLYKKHGYKQESFLKDEYGTGVDRFMMKKVL